gttgtgaaagaggacatgaggacagcttGTGTAACTGACGAGGACAAAAGGGAcggggcaagatggaggcagatgtggcgacccctaaagaaggaagctgaaagaagaagaaaactcgTGGTTTGTGTGGGAGCAGCTGCTCTTCTGTATTTGTGTCACAACCTTAGTGCAGTTGCTGTACAAACATGACGGCACAACCCGTCTATATGGttgaaaagcaaataaaaagggctttattccaaaaaaaaattctaaaaagcagtgagagaaagaaaacatgtgttatTAGCTACTGGTTAAAAAGTGTCGCACTGCACCTTTCACTGGAACTACTACAaataatcagtcagtcagtcagtcatcatctaaccactttatcctccaccagagggtcgcggggggtgctgtgccaatctcagctacatcgggcgataggcggggtacaccctggacagttcgccagtccatcgcagggccacacacagatagagacaaacaaccattcactctcacactcactcctatggtcaatttagagtgtccaatttacctaatccccacattgcatgtttttggactgtgggaggaagccggagaacccggagagaacccacgcacacacggggagaacatgcaaactccatgcagaaaggcccttgttccaaccggggctcgaacccaggtcttctcgctgcaaggcacgggtgctaaccactacaccaccgtgtggcccactaCAAATAATCgtttaacataaaataacagTAGCACAGCCAAGAATAAGATGGATAAATACCTATTGTAAATAGATGTAAAAAATATTCTGTGCAGTATGTATGGCAGATTAAAGACTGTGGTTTCACGCTGTATCTGTTTACTTTGAGGAAGAACAAGAAAAGATAACAATCAtttctcacaaaaaaaagtgacttgaaCAAAGGTGAACATATATTTAACTTAAAgcaaaattaaatgacaaaacattCATGTGAGCGAACAATTCTAACATACGCTGCTTAATTACGAACCAAACTTCAAATTTTACTCAATACCAAGGCTTTTTTTTCACAGATCCAGTGCAGGGAGGCGTCACACGACAGATCATTCCAGTTGTTATTAACGTCTTTTCCAGCAACGAGAGTTCCACAGTCCTCCTCGCCGTACCGTGCATCTCCATTGCCATTATCTGGCTGCTGGTTTTGCCAAAACCTATAGAGATTTATGAAACAAGTTCACTTGAACAGAATTTGCCTTATTCATTCAAAAGGTCATAACAGACAAAAACCTCTTATACCaatcctgcaccaaagtccattgagaaaatagGCCGTTTTTACATCGAAGCATGCTGCCTCCATTCTGTAAGttctaatgtgttattttgtgacgtcgctgtttgaaatcctttgttcagattcacctaCGCGACACAAACTTACCTAACGAGAAAAGTTGTTTTAAAGATGACCATGTGTAACTTCATCAATTTTTATCTTTATGATTTGACCATTTAAAACATAGATGCATAATATGTAACTCCATATAACTGCATTTGGACAAGTAACTAAGACTGTGTTGGTCTTACGTCAAAGTAAGAGGACTTCCATCCGTCCATTTCCAGGTATTCTCACGGTCTCTGTCTGACAAACCAATCCAAATGTCATGAGTGCTGAGCTTAGACATGGATTTCTGTAAAGGACACACAGGGAAGAATTGAGCAAATTTCTTTAGGGGGTCCCAAACAAAATTCTCCCGTGGCCCATCTGTGGGTCCGGCCCCAGTCTTTGGTAATCACTGGTGTGGCTAAGACGGACTCTGTCTACCTGCTCTTCAGTGTTGCTTATGATCACCAGgtcagctcctctctctctgcagtcacTCCTGCCGTGATCCCAAGAACCGGACGTCGAGGAGAGAAAATAGCAGGACGACTGAAGCATTGTCCATCCATTGGGACAAGGCATCACTGTAAGACAGGAGACAATGGACAACTGAAGACCTGCATCCACCCTCTGTGTGGTGGATACAGCTTTTCAagtgttaagacctggttttagggttaggggtaTGGTTAGGtacttgtgatggttaaggttagggtaaggggctagggaaagAATTGTGTCAATGATGTGTACTCGTGTGTTTGGGTGTCTGtattctcattttttttacctcctggGGACCTTTCAACTAAACAGCTGACGTTTTTCAGGTCCACTAGTCCTCGCGGGGACCAAGACTGGGCCCTGAGGATGCGggacctcatttctgagggtCTAGTTAGGGTGAACATTTTGGTagctggttttgtgtgtgtgtgtgtgtgtgtgtgtgtacttgtatttataacTTTGTAAGGTCCAAAAAAACACGTACCatcctatctttgtgaggacattttgtctgggccccacaactttaaggGGCCTtattcagggttaagacctggttttagggttaggggctAGGGAACGCATTATGTCAACCCTCATTaaggaataaaaacaagtttgggTGTCTGTATTCTCACTTTTCTAACCTCCTGGAGACCTTTCCTGACATAAATACTGACTTTCTTTCTGGTCTGCTAGTCCTTGCGGGGACCAAGACCTGGCCCTGATGAGGCAAGACCTCATTTTTGAGGGTCTAGTTAGGGAACAAAGAGCAAGTCCCTATTAATGTACCTTAACACAGGATAAGGTAAAGATGAACATagttagttgtgatggttaaggttaaggtaagggactAGGGAACGTATTATGTCAACCCTCTTTaaggaataaaaacaagtttgggTGTCTGTATTCTCACTTTTCTAACCTCCTGGGGACCTTTCCTGACATAaatactgactttttttccGGTCTGCTAGTCCTTGCGGAGACCAAGACCTAGCCCTGATGAGGCAGGACCTCATTTTTGAGGGTCTAGTTAGGGGACAAAGAGCAAGTCCCTATTAATGTACCTTAACACATGATAAGGTAAAGATGAacatatttagttgtgatggttaaggttaaggtaagggactagggaatgcattatgtcgaCGAgggtccacacaaagaatgcaaaaccagcatgtgtgtaagtgtatgtgtatgtgtgtgtatgcgtgtgagAAGGACTCACGGTGTGGAATCAGACTCTGAAACTCCTGCAGCTCTTTGGTCTTGTTGGCGAGTTCATCAGTCAGCAGGTCTCTCTTGTTTTCAGCGGCTTGGAGAAGCTCAGCGAGGTTGactgttacagcagcacagtgcTGTGCGGAGTCATGGTCTACACAACAACCAAAAGTCAGAGTAGATACTTGATTGGCCCCCCTCCTTTTGGAAGACTTTGTATTTGTCCCGTATGAGACTCACGGTAGACACCGAGGCCGACGAGTGCAGCCA
Above is a window of Solea senegalensis isolate Sse05_10M linkage group LG2, IFAPA_SoseM_1, whole genome shotgun sequence DNA encoding:
- the LOC122765252 gene encoding CD209 antigen-like protein E is translated as MDKDMDAIYANDKFINCVPPTCSEVDSGAKRSRTTRSHGAAAAAVVLFLLLLSVILLAALVGLGVYHHDSAQHCAAVTVNLAELLQAAENKRDLLTDELANKTKELQEFQSLIPHLMPCPNGWTMLQSSCYFLSSTSGSWDHGRSDCRERGADLVIISNTEEQKSMSKLSTHDIWIGLSDRDRENTWKWTDGSPLTLTFWQNQQPDNGNGDARYGEEDCGTLVAGKDVNNNWNDLSCDASLHWICEKKALVLSKI